In Serratia sp. FDAARGOS_506, a genomic segment contains:
- a CDS encoding DNA polymerase III subunit chi: MKQATFYLLDNAEPSGALSAHEAVACAVAASGFRAGKRVLIACESQEQAQRLDEALWQREPHEFVPHNLAGEGPHYGAPVELCWPGKRGNAPRDLLIALLPQFADFATAFHEVVDFVPYEDTLKQLARDRYKAYRSVGFHLTTATPPTH, from the coding sequence ATGAAACAGGCGACGTTTTATTTGCTCGACAACGCGGAACCGTCAGGCGCGCTCAGCGCCCATGAGGCCGTGGCCTGCGCCGTTGCCGCCAGCGGCTTCCGTGCCGGCAAACGGGTGCTGATCGCCTGCGAGAGCCAGGAGCAGGCCCAGCGGCTGGACGAAGCGCTGTGGCAGCGCGAGCCGCATGAATTTGTGCCGCACAATCTGGCCGGCGAAGGGCCGCACTACGGCGCGCCGGTGGAACTGTGCTGGCCCGGCAAGCGCGGCAATGCCCCGCGCGATCTGCTGATCGCCCTGCTGCCGCAGTTTGCCGATTTTGCTACCGCTTTCCATGAAGTGGTAGACTTCGTTCCTTACGAAGACACTCTGAAACAGTTGGCGCGCGACCGTTACAAGGCCTATCGCAGCGTCGGCTTCCATTTGACCACGGCTACGCCGCCAACTCACTGA
- the pepA gene encoding leucyl aminopeptidase yields the protein MEFSVKSGSPEKQRSACIVVGVFEPRRLSPIAEQLDKISDGYISALLRRGELEGKVGQTLLLHHVPNILSERILLIGCGKERELDERQYKQVIQKTINTLNDTGSMEAVCFLTELHVKGRNTYWKVRQAVETAKETLYTFDQLKSNKVEPRRPLRKMVFNVPTRRELTSGERAIQHGLAVASGIKAAKDLGNMPPNICNAGYLASQARQLADAFSTNITTRVIGEQQMKELGMNAYLAVGAGSQNESLMSVMEYKGNPNPDAKPIVLVGKGLTFDSGGISIKPADGMDEMKYDMCGAATVYGVMRVVAELNLPLNVIGVLAGCENMPGGRAYRPGDVLTTMSGQTVEVLNTDAEGRLVLCDTLTYVERFEPELVIDIATLTGACVIALGHHITGLMSNHNPLAHELLGASEQAGDRAWRLPMADEYYEQLDSNFADMANIGGRPGGAITAACFLSRFTRKYTWAHLDIAGTAWRSGKAKGATGRPVALLSQFLLNRAGLNGDD from the coding sequence ATTGTAGTCGGCGTTTTCGAACCGCGCCGCCTGTCCCCTATCGCAGAACAACTCGACAAAATCAGTGATGGTTATATCAGCGCATTGCTGCGCCGTGGCGAACTGGAAGGCAAGGTCGGGCAGACGCTGCTACTGCACCATGTGCCCAACATTCTCTCCGAGCGCATCCTGCTGATCGGCTGCGGCAAAGAGCGCGAGCTCGATGAGCGCCAATACAAGCAGGTGATCCAGAAAACCATCAATACCCTCAACGACACCGGCTCGATGGAGGCGGTCTGCTTCCTGACCGAGCTGCACGTGAAAGGCCGCAATACCTACTGGAAAGTGCGTCAGGCGGTGGAAACTGCCAAAGAGACGCTCTACACCTTCGATCAGCTGAAAAGCAACAAGGTGGAACCGCGTCGCCCGCTGCGCAAAATGGTGTTCAACGTGCCGACCCGCCGTGAGCTCACCAGCGGCGAGCGCGCCATTCAGCACGGTCTGGCGGTGGCTTCCGGCATCAAGGCGGCCAAAGATCTCGGCAACATGCCGCCGAACATCTGTAACGCCGGCTACCTGGCCTCGCAGGCCCGTCAGCTAGCGGACGCCTTCAGCACCAATATCACCACCCGCGTCATCGGCGAACAGCAGATGAAAGAGCTGGGCATGAACGCCTATCTGGCGGTCGGCGCCGGTTCGCAGAACGAATCATTGATGTCGGTGATGGAATATAAGGGCAACCCAAATCCGGACGCTAAGCCGATCGTGCTGGTAGGCAAAGGGCTGACCTTCGACTCCGGCGGCATCTCGATCAAACCGGCCGACGGCATGGACGAGATGAAATACGACATGTGCGGCGCGGCCACCGTGTACGGCGTGATGCGCGTGGTGGCGGAACTGAACCTGCCGCTGAACGTGATCGGCGTGCTGGCCGGCTGTGAAAACATGCCGGGCGGCCGGGCGTACCGTCCGGGCGACGTGCTGACCACCATGTCCGGCCAGACCGTCGAGGTGCTGAACACCGACGCCGAAGGCCGCCTGGTGCTGTGCGACACCCTGACCTACGTCGAGCGCTTCGAGCCGGAGCTGGTGATCGACATCGCCACCCTGACCGGCGCCTGCGTGATCGCCTTGGGCCACCACATCACCGGCCTGATGTCGAACCACAACCCGCTGGCGCACGAGCTGCTGGGTGCTTCCGAGCAGGCCGGCGACCGCGCCTGGCGCCTGCCGATGGCCGACGAGTACTACGAGCAGCTGGACTCCAACTTCGCCGATATGGCGAACATCGGTGGCCGCCCTGGCGGCGCCATCACCGCTGCCTGCTTCCTGTCGCGCTTCACCCGCAAGTACACCTGGGCGCACCTGGACATCGCCGGCACCGCCTGGCGCTCCGGTAAAGCCAAGGGCGCGACCGGCCGCCCAGTGGCGCTGCTGTCACAGTTCTTGCTCAACCGTGCAGGCCTGAACGGCGACGATTAA